In Megachile rotundata isolate GNS110a chromosome 10, iyMegRotu1, whole genome shotgun sequence, the sequence ATCTTTTAAAGACATGAATTtctgaatctgagaatttgaatttTGCTCCGGGGCCTCTCAAACTCTAGCAGCAGCTCTGATTCAAACAGCTGTTTGTAACAGCTAATGCATAATGTTTTCCATGCGGTTAACAGagtggtatatttttatttcaatacataaaaaaattgtattgtacATAACATAATGTTGTTTCTTATAAGAGGATGCACATTTAGTGCTTGTCGTTATTATGGGAACATAATAAATAAGGTCAAACCATCTCCATTGTGCCCGTTGTTACTTAACCTCAATAAAAAAGATCCATCTATTTGTAAATTCTTTAGTgcagaaaaatattcaattactctcgatgaaaatattaaaaaatacttgaatCGCCTTACGGATGTGTATCAAAATAATGAGAAACAAATGAATGAAAGCATTAACGAGATTCTTAAATTAGAAACAATACCGGAATTATtggacaaaaaaattaaaataatagaaaatatcaAGAGTTTAACTAATCTTGGTAAGTGTAAACAAAGTACATCTTATTTACTACTAgtacaaattattattgttattattacaaattattttcagCTAGTAACGACgaagaaatgaagaaacttGTGAAAGAAGAACAGTTAATGTATCAACAAGAATTGGTGGAAGTTGATAAACATATATTAGATGTAATTTTACAAACTCTAGGCAAGGAATATTTTGACCAAATTATTATGGAGATAGTGGCGGGTGCAGGAGGTCAAGAAGCTATGTTGTTTGCTAAGgatttatttaatatgtatataaattatttaaattatttagaatatgAATATGAAGTATTAGAAATGTCGGTTAGTCCTATTAGCGGATTGAGAAAAGGTGTGATATTAATATCAGATAGCAGAGCTTTCGAGAAATTGAAATACGAAGGTGGTATCCATAGAGTACAAAGAGTTCCAGTGACAGAAAAAAGTGGTCGAATGCATACCAGTACAGTTTTCGTAACAATCTTTCCAGAACCTAGGGATGTAGATATTAAATTAGAAGAAAAAGATCTAAAAATAGAATCCAAAAGAGCATCTGGAGCCGGAGGCCAACATGTGAATACTACAGATTCTGCTATTAGGATAACTCACTTACCAACAGGTATATCTGTTACTAACCAAACAGATAGATCccaattaaaaaacaaaaaggTAGCATTAATGAAGTTGAAAAGTATATTATATCAAATTGAAATGGACAAGCAAGTATCGTTCATTACTGCACTACGTAAAAAGCAAATGACGAAACTGGAGAAGATCAGAacgtataattttaatcaaGATCGCATAACTGATCATAGAATACTGGATGGTACGATGCATAATTTAAAAGGCTTTCTGAAGGACGGACTGCCTCTGGTGGAACTACAGGATAGACTCTACAAAGATATGCAGCACGAGACTTTGTTGGAGATTTTAAAGAGTTTGGAGAGTGAATTGAAATAACACTGATTCTTTCAACATTTGCCATTTTGATAAGAAACGATTTTTCATTTACATAGGCAAGCCATTGTACATAGGAAATTGTAATAAACTCTATGTAATACAAGTAACATTATTTTGTTTTTCGAATGTAACTCGCCACGATGTAAGTTCTTTCTGTTTCGCTCGAGGAAGCAGAGGAGCTAACGGAGTAGAGAGTTTAGTTGTTTATTTGAAAAACATACAACAAGaccttattatttttgttttaaccgCGTGTCCAAAGGCACACATCCTTGTAACTCTcttatataatacattaatatacaaaattaatatccgTAATCTTCTATAAATATCAAACGACACGTTTTACATCGGTTAATGTACAAAGCGCAAAATGTGAATGTGTTTCAATAGTTATCGGTGCCGGTGACCTCTTCGTATACGGCCCTGCTCTCTAATGCAGCCTCTTATATGATCCTAACTATATTTCGTCGCTCGAAAAATTAACATCAGTGGCCATGTCGAATTAAGTTCGTGTCAGACGCGATTTTATCATTTCCTCGCAACTTCCGCCCAAAGATTATCTCACGAAATGTAGGTGCATTTTCCACCTACAAACGAAATACATAACTTCCTCGTTTGTGCAGCGTTCTTCAAACCTAGATCTTAAACGCGCTTTATGCATTCTGGCCACTGAAATGTTCGTCCTACGCGTAGATTGGTCGACTTGCAATTCATAGAGCAAGTACAATGTAGCCTCGTTATATGGCTCTAGTTTGTATGGCCTGTAGagcgaaatttataattttcaatttttcgcgGCAAACCGCTGGCAGCAAAGATTTGGCAATTAAGTCCAGCACGAAAGCAATTCCATTTATATGGTCCTTTCCACAATTATTCTCGCTACTACTGTCTCGCCCAGCGTatatagcgagactccactgtaataatatttgttctataaaattttgattattaGACTAGATTTTATAGTCACTTACGTGACCCTGGTCACAAAGCAAAGCAATATATCCTGAAGTATCCAAAATCTCATCGTTCTCAGAATAACATTGAAAGACAATCAAAAACGATATTTCTAGTTCCTGTGGTTGCTAAGACTTAATATCTAACGATTGCAGAGTAACAATAGTTAGACAGATCCGCGTAAAGGGAAAGAAAAGAGATAGAGCAGGGACGCGTATTGAGTAAACACCGTATCGTGTTCAGGCAGTAAGGTTGTTTTAGGACTACTTCAGTATCGATTCATGGACATCTTTGTAACATCTTGAACCATCATTAAGAGTCATGCATTCAAGGAGGGCAATGTACCCAGACACATAATCCGATTTGAAATTCTATCAAGAATTCTAAACAAGACAACCGATCAATCCTTGTCTGACATAGTAATATTCTCGAGGTCTGAAACCGCAAATGCAGAGCCTGCCTGCATTGTCGCCCAAACACGTCGATAGAGACCAGTAGTTCAATGACCTCCATCGGCACAACTAGGAGGCGCCAAAATATGTCTTTAGGCATatattaggaattttaaaattcccaaatccccaaatttcgcgACCTAGTCAATGTCCAACCCTATCGCCACATCTCTATGAACGTTACaacattttgaaattacaaTAACTATTAAAAAAAGAACCATAACAAACATCAATTATTTCGCAAACAATCATATCGAGTTGTACTTCTCGTAAGTAGCTTTAATTGGCAAAAGTAACGCGTTGTTACGAGTCTCTTAGTAAGTCATTATATATTGAATATCGAAAAAGCTTCACCAAGGAAATCATCAGCGCGTTACCTCCTATCCGAACCCAAATCTCTGATCATTTTCGATGCATTGAAACGAGAAAAAAGTTTCATTGGAAATTGATGATTCGTCTAACTAAAGTACAGGTCGTTAACAGAACGAGGAGGTAGATGTTCGGTACTACGTTCGAAGCCAAGCCGCAGAGATCTTTGATCTCGCTTTCCCTTGGGTGGCTGCGAATACACGACTGAGGTCTCTTTCTCTTCAAGCTGGTGAGAGCTTTCTGGCATACCAGCGAGTTGTTCTCATAGATTACTTCTTCCGGGATGACACTTAGGGGAGGTGATACGGTGTCTTTGCAGTAGGCGTTAACGACTAAAAGAAGCATGTTACTGAACTCAACTGGATGAACTATATACGGCCTCGTGCATTTGTCGTTCACGTCCAATTCGATGTCGTAGGAGTTGAAAGATGTGTTTCGTAGGTAGAGATACACCTGGAAGAAAGGAATAGGATATAGAAATTGATAGTTGATTGAAAGTCGATAATGTTTCAGATTATGTACTTCTTTGTCGCAAGCTTCTGGTCGCGTTCGGTTGATCAGCACCTTCTGGTCGAATAACTTTTCATCCTTCGCATCGACTGGTGGGTTATCCTCGTTCTCCTGGTACTCCTCGTGCATATTTTCTTCCTCGTTAGGATAAGCATATGCCTCTGCGTACTCGGAGTCCCAAATTCCAGCTTTGGCCCATGCCCAGACTGCTTGGCTGACGAGCCACGAGACCATTTTCTGCGCGTTTTGCAATGGCTGAAATGATTGAGCAACCGGATGAGGCAATTGACAACGCTTGAAAGATGTTTAAGGACTTGACTGTGATGATTAGAAAAGAGAATTTTTAATACCATTAGAATTACTCGAATAGCTTCACAGAATGTGGTATAAGACAAATTCCTTTAAAATCTCAACAATGTTCAAGGTCTGTCGGAGGAACTTACGTTCAGCAAGATATTGCCATCGTTACTGGTCTGTGTACTTTTGAAACAGACTGCTTGATAATCGAATATcctgattttctcgaaaacgccTTCCTCCACAAGGCTAGACATAATGGGTCCTCTCAATTCGCCGAAGAACTTTCCGGCGTCCGACTCGTCTTCAGCCGCGATTACGTATCCGTTGTTGTCGATCAAATAGCAAGCCCACTTCTCTtctccgcaattttcattgcagtTACCGAATCCCTCGCAGCTGAAAGTTGTGTTTTGGAAAAGTCCTTGAAGAGCTGTGTGTTGGAATTGGAAGCCTACGACTGCTGCTGGCGCCTTTGTTTCTCgagtttctaaaatttattatagagTGAATGCTTAACCAGATATTCAGTACTATCATTTTAAAGTAGTTATGTAAATCAGAAGCTTCTTCGAGCTCATAAAGCACAAAGAATCAATCACAACCCTACCGATAAAGATAGCACGACTGGCAGTAACCAAGGTGGTATTATCAGCACCCTCTTCATCGATTGGCACGGAAAATACAAAGCTCTCCGGTTCAACATAATATTGTTCCACGGCACGCTTGTACCACACTTCATCGATGGCTCTTGAATATATTTTGCTGAAGTGATCGTCTGGTATGGTGCTCTTCTCGTCCAGCAGGAAGTCTTGCCACCTGGTGAGGCCACTGTGAGTAGCCATGAACGCAAGCGTAACTCCGAAACGTTGTTGGAATTCTTTCCTACAAAAACAATCGAATTAGATATCTGGATAAAATAGACATTCGCTATAGTATACTGCTGTATAGCGATACGGCGTTACGAGAAGCTGCGAGTACGTAGCTTACGGTTAGATAGCCCGCTTGCAttactttttttaattaattacaggtgaaatattatttcatttagtCAGATATGTAGCTCGAAACGAATTCGTCGACTTATATATTGGtacttgaaaataataacagcgATTCAATTATAACATAACTGAGTATAATAATGCATGATCAGAAAATGAAAAGCTTTGCAATcgagcgatcatacaattactacaatactacaatatagaataatattaaaagtgtcttgaaatttttttcgcCAGTCTTCTTCCTCGATGACCTCTGAGTGATCTGTTATCTCGTGCTAGTTAAACCATAAAAGAAACAACAGAGGGATAATGCATACAAATCATTACAAATCATTACAATGATAAAACGAAAAGGAAGAATATGAATTGTTAGGAAAATGTGTaatcttaaaattaaatgatattaGAGTTCAATAAGAgggtaatacaaaataaaagcgAATGTGGATAAAGAAAAGCGACAAACGATCGTAGAAGACCGGTTAATTTCTAAAAGAACATAAGGTGCGACGTGATGACGTTACCTGGGCAGCAGATTCATCAGCCTAGCTAAAGGTCTGCATGGTGTTAAAGTGGTCAGTATTAGTTAAAAAGGAATGGGTGCATTTCATTAATCCTGACAGAAGAAAGAATATAAGAAACCAACGGAACTCAGAGAAGAATTGTGCAGAGAAATGGATAAAATATACAGAAGAACGATACCGGAATAATTGGCTCACTAGatgttctttctttctttgGTTCTCACTTTAATTATTAACGTCAATCTGGAATTACTTTCTGTTCTATGTTGTTTTTTTATCTTTCCACACAAGATAAATATGTAACACGTTGATTACTACAGTAATATGTGATGaaacatattgcaatataaagcAATTATCAGAAAGTTTTGCCTCTTCACCATTTAGAAGGTTAAGAGCACTCAagatttgtttttttttatttaagttttttaatttaaattatattagagATTGACACTGTaccagtcaacgtgttaacttAGTATATCCAGAATGGTACTGTACAAGAATGtccattcatatttatttgtttaataaatgaaGTTATAATGATGCTCACGCTTTTTCTTCGCGCGTAGTGCTGGGGTTCGCAAACCACTCGGTTACCTTTGCGTCGAATACCAGACTCAAGAGAAGATCCCTGTCGCAGTAGTAAGAGTCTTTGTCCACTTTGTATGGGGTagctgttaaaaaataattcattaattattaaaattgtatgaaaGGTATTAGACCACCTTAGAGTACTGAGGTATAAAATACCTACATTTTGCTTTACGATGAGTATCATTGCCGGAACTAGTGGCTGAGTATTCTGGCGGTTGGGATGGTTGTTTCATGTCATTCCACTTCCATCGTGGTTGACGAGTACGTTCCAGGAAGTGCAACAATTGCGCTTCCGAGGTATTGAACGATCGTTCATCCTCGTAGTGGTATCTGTAATAAAAGGAGTTGGTAAAAAAGGAAATACTTTTcccttaaataatttatttactcaCTTGCAATACAACCAATGAGGGTGTACCAGCCAGTTAGTACCACTGAAATAGTCTGACACGTTCTTGCCTGAAAATAGGATTCTCGTTATAACTTATactaaaatgtttcaaaagtaTTATATAACCAGATAGATAATGTAatggttttttaatttaaagtagtGTAGAATGGAAATCATTCCAAGTTTGAACGTGTAATGGAAACTTTGCAATCGAACTCTCTTAAAGTTTTCCTTATTGAATATGTAGATGTatcattgaataaaatattgagtTTGGAGGTGAAAAGTTTCCAGTCAGTCGTTAAAGACCCATCcacaatgaaatttaaattctccgattttttagtttaatattgtacaacttttttatatcatttttgccATTGGAAAGTTATTTATAGAGACATACCAGTAACGTGGACACGGTGTATTTCCTCGGTCGCGTGAACCCGATAACTTCCGTTATGTTCCGGCAGACTGACCACCACCGTGAAAGGTGTGTTTGGTATACCCGTGTAGTCGTACTTCCTCTTTACTCTACCCACGCGTTTCTGCGAATAGAAAATGAATTTACTACCGACAAGGGTTAACACGATCAAGAAAGATATACAGTCCTTTGTGGTTCACTCGGTGTACATTTTCTTGATCGTAAATATTTGATACACTTGATGCTTTAAAACTACTCACCATATCATCGTAATGATATTTCGTGTGCAGCGTTATGCTACCGTTCGCTTGATTGATCACATCATTTCGCAGCTACGAATAAATGAATTTCGCTGTTATTTGATATTAATGTTCGTCGATATATATAAGTAGGTTTAATCTAGCACACCATAATGATTCCCTCATCGAACTCTCTTGGACCTCTATCCTGATCCATCAGTTCAACCTCCGCCATGTCGACGCTGTTGTACGCTGGTTTTAGGATACCCTGGAACTGTAGTTTTATGATAATGTAATAACTCTTTTAATCATTTAAAAGTGATGATATGAATAACTTGATCCAAAGTGAGAAATTTCAAATCCaactttgttaaaaaaaatataatttgaatagAAAATTACCACTGGGCGGAGGTCCGGATGAATCAGGATGAAACCATTGTTGGTCACAATGAATGCATATCCGTTGACGCCAAGCTTGAAACAAACAGAAACCGATTAgaatagaattaaaaataaactaaattatCTAGTTATAATAAAACtactttatattaataaaaatataaagtagtTTAATATAAAGTAAATTACCAAATGCGGCATCATAAGTTTTTGTATCTCTTCAATAGGAACGTCCGTCCCAGCGACACCGAGGAGATCGGCGATCCTTGTCTGCGCAAAAAATTGTCACGGTGTTTTAACAAGATCCTATCATGAAACGATTGGTTGGTGTTAATCGAAATTACGAATCATTATCATCCCAAGTCGCATAACCATAAGCGTATCTACCTTCTTCAATATAAAAACGCTATCACAATGAAATTCGTCTAATGACACACgttctaatattaaaaataacggTATTTACTAAAGAAACAATaactatgataataataataatgtctgACGTTACGACTGAACGTATAACTAGCTCAACTACGTTCCcaataataacgataataataataagaacgaTACACAATAAGAACAATGAACGTCTGACGCAGGCTATCCTAAGTGTTAATAATCAAATCACAATTAGCCACGCTGTTCATCGTTCTGACAATCGTAGCCTTCTTTAAAAAAGAATCTCTTTTACCattcacatttttttttctagCGTTTCAATCAGCCTTATTAACTATCTTCattgattatttaaatatttgaatgttaATTATAGCGATGTAAAATGATGTTGATGATCAGTATGTTATAAAGAAGCAAAACGGTCGTCAGAACGGCGCTCGAGTTAAATCTACTAATAAATATACTCTGTCTAGCGAAATCTAGCACTCAAGTAACTCATCAAACCGTACcatgtgtgtacatgtgtgcTTGGTACTCTCTTATACTTGTATATACCCAATCAAGATAATTCTTTCGTTACGATCAGTACACGTGTATACGTATATATGTAGTCACTGCAAAATCAGAGTTCTTCTACCAAtcgcaataataataacaataataataataataataataatatcaatagGAGGTATCGCTGTTCGCAATCCAACAGGCGGGCAGGATTTATCCGTTTTTCTACTCGTCTCGAACAGGGCACAGGGTAGACTAATGTACCTAAACCTACCTAATGATTAAACTAAGTTTCAGTACTAGCGTTAGACCAAATTAAGATACCAGAGAGACGAACGTGGACCTAAATGGAACGAGAGATCGTTGCGCGAGCTTCGAACACGTCTCTGGATTTCCATTTTAATTATCCCAATTCTTTGTTATCTTATAACTCGTactagaaatttcgaaatatttacaaatttttatattaaaattctctAATAGAGAAATTTTCAAAGGCCACTTTGTTATTTGCGTGGATCGTTGACACTGTTAGTAAAGAGGACTTGTATTCCAGATAAAAATTCTAGTTAAGCCAATGATTGCGAGTACGTTTGTTCGCCCTCATTGTTGGAAACCAGGCACGGTCGAGAGTCACGCTCGAATACAAAAGGGTGAAGGGTTACAGGGCTCTATGCATTGAAACAACGTTGTTTGTGTCTTTTTTTGTTTAGCTGCCAACCTCTCTTGTCTCTGTCACCCAGTACGCTTCGTTCACCAGCACCTGCCTTGTGATGTTCTGTGGACAAACAGGAACTTAAAACCAAAGGAAAAGTATTCGTTCGTCGAAGGGGTCGCGAGATTTTTTTACGCTTGCTACGTTTGATCGATTAATGGGCGGGGTGAGAAACAATGAGTGATATCGTATTAGCGATAGTGATATCATGATCGGTATCGAACGAGACACGCATCATTGTGTGTCTCGTACGGCTATTTATAAAACGGGGTTAATGACAATATGTCGATGGGGTATTCtcgataataacatgagttctAGAGTATCTTTAGAGTCTAAGGATTAATCTTGTGCTTTAGATATTATAGTACAAACGGTATCGTCTTTCATTAGCTATTTTTCAGCAGATTATTTTCAGAAGATTACAGTATCAAGTTTAAAAGAATCtaaaattaaacttaaactCTTTTGGATCTTAATCTTAAAAACTTAATAAAAGACAACGTTATAAATGTCTTAcatcaaatctttcaattttctattcACAGAATTTTTTATACCGACTCTTAATGCTTCTACAATGTCTCATAAGTACTAGTAATCGAAGTACACAGGAAAGGAACATCTTACCGCGTTTTCACGTCGGTCGAACACCGGCATGCTGACCGAGGTCATCAGCTTGTACTCCTGAAAATCGGGTCCCTGTTCGTGCGATTTCTTCTGCTTCTTCACGAACCTGCGGTCGCGTTCTTCCGAATTGAAGAACTTTTTCCGTCTATGAAGCCTTAGGAATCTTTCTTTCTGTTCCTCGCTCTCTCTCTGCTCCCACAGCCAATCGGTCATCTTCGGATCGGTTATGTCGGCGTAAACCGGTGTCCAAATCGTTGGGTGGTCGGTACGACCGAGGACTAAGGGTCTTGCCATCACAGGAACGTATTTCAGGACCTGAAGAACACGTTAGAATACTGCAATATTCATCTACTAACTTGATGAGTTAATTTTGATCGATTGCTGATTATTTAATTAGGTCAAACGTACAAAGCGAACAGAAAAAAGTTTAAGACATAAACGATAATAGTTTTAAAGAACAGAACATGTATCGTACGAAGTATAAAGCACTCGTACCTCTTCTCTGACCTCTGCCAAAGTGCAAAGATGCACAAAGTAACCCCTATTGGCACATGCCATCCATTGAACCTCCCTGACGTCCGCAACCTCTCTACCGATCAAGTAAGTGAACATTCTAACAGGCATATCGGCTTTAAAAGGTTCGTTAGGATTATCTTTCCAATTGTAGGTCTCGAAGATGTCTTTGTAGTTGTATGGAACTCCATCCGTTATCAGCATTATCGCTTGGTTGCATCTGGCTCCTTCCCTCTCGGTTCGATACGATTCGAGCAACTCGAAGGCGGTGGTCAAGGCCAACGAGAAGTTCGCTATTTTTTCGGTGTTCAGGTTCGCGATTGCACGCTTTAGTTCCCTTACGTTTGCCAAGTTTGCTTGGACCAGGGTGTCGTTGAAACAGGGCACGACCTGGAAAGAAATCGgtcaaatattaattagtttagaattttgctgtaatttttatgttttataacaTTGATATATGTTGAAGAAGCAATACGTTATTCGGTCACGCATTATAAGACTATTATGGTGGCTAGTATGATCTCAATCATTTTATAAAAGATGCACCTCTAGCCATACAGCAAGACCTGAATAATCACCTCCTTAGTAACGTTGGAGAACGTGATGATGTTCACGAAATCATTGTTTCCCAGCGTGTCCAAAATATTGTTCACCACGTGTCTCGCAATTTCCCTGCGTATGCCAGTCATGCTACCGGACGTATCGATCAGAATCAAGATGTCCTTGGGACTGGAGGCTGCTTCGATGTACCAGCTTCTGGTTCTACAGTCGAAAAGGTCCACCGGCTCCATGAACCAGTTGGTCGCAGGATATTGTCTCATAAACCCTGTCGCGCTACCGAAATACTGCCAAGATAGCGAAGGATCTTGTTCGTAGTTGTTGATGAAGGTCTTATCCAACTCCTCGGACCATTTGATCGCCCTGACCACGTTTGACGCTCTCTCGTACACGTTCGTCGGAACGTGAACAGCTGACATGTTCAAGTTCACCTGGCCACCGAAGTGAGTGCTGGATTTGAGATCGACGATTTTGTTCTTCGCGTTggtgaaattgtaatttttcggTGGATCTACATCTGGAGCTGATAACGCTGACGTCTCTGCCACGTCCATGATTCTCTGGTGAAATTCGAATATATTGCAtgtgaataatttttaactttacaaGTACTACATATTATAGCGTCAATGGCAATACTAGAGTTTACTGTACGTCGGTAGGCACTATATCTCTAGAATGAATCAGGCTTGAATACCGTCCGCCAATTGCTCATTTACGCACGGTGCATATACCTTGATCGCTGATATCTTAGACTCCATCATAGCTTTAATGTCCTTGGCAATCTCGTGGACCAAAGCGTTACCATCACGTGGCTTCACCACCGCTTGTTTGTAGCTTTCGCGGAACTTCTCCACATTGGTCACGAATTTCCCCAACTGCGACAGCTCGAAACCCAATTTGTGCGCCCATCCTTTCACTCTAAACATGCACGAAACAAATGATACAAAACAGTGTCGGTTAAACTTTCAGAACGTCCTCTTACAAAATCATGCTTACACAGTATTATAGTCTACATTTGCAAAGTTTGTAAACTCATTAAAATCGAAGAAAAAAGGGATACAACATGTATGACCGCTCG encodes:
- the stj gene encoding voltage-dependent calcium channel subunit straightjacket isoform X4; the protein is MRSRFIPVIVILILIEAPDPGDSISYNTVKGWAHKLGFELSQLGKFVTNVEKFRESYKQAVVKPRDGNALVHEIAKDIKAMMESKISAIKRIMDVAETSALSAPDVDPPKNYNFTNAKNKIVDLKSSTHFGGQVNLNMSAVHVPTNVYERASNVVRAIKWSEELDKTFINNYEQDPSLSWQYFGSATGFMRQYPATNWFMEPVDLFDCRTRSWYIEAASSPKDILILIDTSGSMTGIRREIARHVVNNILDTLGNNDFVNIITFSNVTKEVVPCFNDTLVQANLANVRELKRAIANLNTEKIANFSLALTTAFELLESYRTEREGARCNQAIMLITDGVPYNYKDIFETYNWKDNPNEPFKADMPVRMFTYLIGREVADVREVQWMACANRGYFVHLCTLAEVREEVLKYVPVMARPLVLGRTDHPTIWTPVYADITDPKMTDWLWEQRESEEQKERFLRLHRRKKFFNSEERDRRFVKKQKKSHEQGPDFQEYKLMTSVSMPVFDRRENATRIADLLGVAGTDVPIEEIQKLMMPHLLGVNGYAFIVTNNGFILIHPDLRPVFQGILKPAYNSVDMAEVELMDQDRGPREFDEGIIMLRNDVINQANGSITLHTKYHYDDMKRVGRVKRKYDYTGIPNTPFTVVVSLPEHNGSYRVHATEEIHRVHVTGKNVSDYFSGTNWLVHPHWLYCKYHYEDERSFNTSEAQLLHFLERTRQPRWKWNDMKQPSQPPEYSATSSGNDTHRKAKSTPYKVDKDSYYCDRDLLLSLVFDAKVTEWFANPSTTREEKAKEFQQRFGVTLAFMATHSGLTRWQDFLLDEKSTIPDDHFSKIYSRAIDEVWYKRAVEQYYVEPESFVFSVPIDEEGADNTTLVTASRAIFIETRETKAPAAVVGFQFQHTALQGLFQNTTFSCEGFGNCNENCGEEKWACYLIDNNGYVIAAEDESDAGKFFGELRGPIMSSLVEEGVFEKIRIFDYQAVCFKSTQTSNDGNILLNPLQNAQKMVSWLVSQAVWAWAKAGIWDSEYAEAYAYPNEEENMHEEYQENEDNPPVDAKDEKLFDQKVLINRTRPEACDKEVYLYLRNTSFNSYDIELDVNDKCTRPYIVHPVEFSNMLLLVVNAYCKDTVSPPLSVIPEEVIYENNSLVCQKALTSLKRKRPQSCIRSHPRESEIKDLCGLASNVVPNIYLLVLLTTCTLVRRIINFQ
- the stj gene encoding voltage-dependent calcium channel subunit straightjacket isoform X3, coding for MRSRFIPVIVILILIEAPDPGDSISYNTVKGWAHKLGFELSQLGKFVTNVEKFRESYKQAVVKPRDGNALVHEIAKDIKAMMESKISAIKRIMDVAETSALSAPDVDPPKNYNFTNAKNKIVDLKSSTHFGGQVNLNMSAVHVPTNVYERASNVVRAIKWSEELDKTFINNYEQDPSLSWQYFGSATGFMRQYPATNWFMEPVDLFDCRTRSWYIEAASSPKDILILIDTSGSMTGIRREIARHVVNNILDTLGNNDFVNIITFSNVTKEVVPCFNDTLVQANLANVRELKRAIANLNTEKIANFSLALTTAFELLESYRTEREGARCNQAIMLITDGVPYNYKDIFETYNWKDNPNEPFKADMPVRMFTYLIGREVADVREVQWMACANRGYFVHLCTLAEVREEVLKYVPVMARPLVLGRTDHPTIWTPVYADITDPKMTDWLWEQRESEEQKERFLRLHRRKKFFNSEERDRRFVKKQKKSHEQGPDFQEYKLMTSVSMPVFDRRENATRIADLLGVAGTDVPIEEIQKLMMPHLLGVNGYAFIVTNNGFILIHPDLRPVFQGILKPAYNSVDMAEVELMDQDRGPREFDEGIIMLRNDVINQANGSITLHTKYHYDDMKRVGRVKRKYDYTGIPNTPFTVVVSLPEHNGSYRVHATEEIHRVHVTGKNVSDYFSGTNWLVHPHWLYCKYHYEDERSFNTSEAQLLHFLERTRQPRWKWNDMKQPSQPPEYSATSSGNDTHRKAKSTPYKVDKDSYYCDRDLLLSLVFDAKVTEWFANPSTTREEKAPLARLMNLLPRKEFQQRFGVTLAFMATHSGLTRWQDFLLDEKSTIPDDHFSKIYSRAIDEVWYKRAVEQYYVEPESFVFSVPIDEEGADNTTLVTASRAIFIETRETKAPAAVVGFQFQHTALQGLFQNTTFSCEGFGNCNENCGEEKWACYLIDNNGYVIAAEDESDAGKFFGELRGPIMSSLVEEGVFEKIRIFDYQAVCFKSTQTSNDGNILLNPLQNAQKMVSWLVSQAVWAWAKAGIWDSEYAEAYAYPNEEENMHEEYQENEDNPPVDAKDEKLFDQKVLINRTRPEACDKEVYLYLRNTSFNSYDIELDVNDKCTRPYIVHPVEFSNMLLLVVNAYCKDTVSPPLSVIPEEVIYENNSLVCQKALTSLKRKRPQSCIRSHPRESEIKDLCGLASNVVPNIYLLVLLTTCTLVRRIINFQ
- the stj gene encoding voltage-dependent calcium channel subunit straightjacket isoform X2, which gives rise to MRSRFIPVIVILILIEAPDPGDSISYNTVKGWAHKLGFELSQLGKFVTNVEKFRESYKQAVVKPRDGNALVHEIAKDIKAMMESKISAIKRIMDVAETSALSAPDVDPPKNYNFTNAKNKIVDLKSSTHFGGQVNLNMSAVHVPTNVYERASNVVRAIKWSEELDKTFINNYEQDPSLSWQYFGSATGFMRQYPATNWFMEPVDLFDCRTRSWYIEAASSPKDILILIDTSGSMTGIRREIARHVVNNILDTLGNNDFVNIITFSNVTKEVVPCFNDTLVQANLANVRELKRAIANLNTEKIANFSLALTTAFELLESYRTEREGARCNQAIMLITDGVPYNYKDIFETYNWKDNPNEPFKADMPVRMFTYLIGREVADVREVQWMACANRGYFVHLCTLAEVREEVLKYVPVMARPLVLGRTDHPTIWTPVYADITDPKMTDWLWEQRESEEQKERFLRLHRRKKFFNSEERDRRFVKKQKKSHEQGPDFQEYKLMTSVSMPVFDRRENANITRQVLVNEAYWVTETRETRIADLLGVAGTDVPIEEIQKLMMPHLLGVNGYAFIVTNNGFILIHPDLRPVFQGILKPAYNSVDMAEVELMDQDRGPREFDEGIIMLRNDVINQANGSITLHTKYHYDDMKRVGRVKRKYDYTGIPNTPFTVVVSLPEHNGSYRVHATEEIHRVHVTGKNVSDYFSGTNWLVHPHWLYCKYHYEDERSFNTSEAQLLHFLERTRQPRWKWNDMKQPSQPPEYSATSSGNDTHRKAKSTPYKVDKDSYYCDRDLLLSLVFDAKVTEWFANPSTTREEKAKEFQQRFGVTLAFMATHSGLTRWQDFLLDEKSTIPDDHFSKIYSRAIDEVWYKRAVEQYYVEPESFVFSVPIDEEGADNTTLVTASRAIFIETRETKAPAAVVGFQFQHTALQGLFQNTTFSCEGFGNCNENCGEEKWACYLIDNNGYVIAAEDESDAGKFFGELRGPIMSSLVEEGVFEKIRIFDYQAVCFKSTQTSNDGNILLNPLQNAQKMVSWLVSQAVWAWAKAGIWDSEYAEAYAYPNEEENMHEEYQENEDNPPVDAKDEKLFDQKVLINRTRPEACDKEVYLYLRNTSFNSYDIELDVNDKCTRPYIVHPVEFSNMLLLVVNAYCKDTVSPPLSVIPEEVIYENNSLVCQKALTSLKRKRPQSCIRSHPRESEIKDLCGLASNVVPNIYLLVLLTTCTLVRRIINFQ